DNA sequence from the Strigops habroptila isolate Jane chromosome 4, bStrHab1.2.pri, whole genome shotgun sequence genome:
TCAATTAGAGTGAATAAAAAGCAGTGTGACTAGTAACAAAATCCTTTATCCAACTGTGGGACAGCACCACATTGCATCCTGTACTACAGAACACTGTTGGGCTTGTGCTTCCCTTCACTGCTCACATCAGCATCCCTGTGTATTTTCTCACATGGGTTAAGCGTTCAGCAGTGGTTTGGATCTCTTAAGCAACCAGTTGTTGCTGGCCCTTTCGGTAATCACTCAAAACCACTGTCGTTGCAAATTGTAACGATGGGTCATCACACATGGTTCAAAGTCACCAAATACCAATGACAAGGAAAGGAACCACTACCTCAAAACCTCCATCTGTGCATATTCTGCTCAGACATTAAGAACAAAGACTGTCTTTGAACTTGTCTATATGCCAGTCTGTGTTTTTTACCCCCCCAGTGTCACAAAGTGGCACTAAATcccattttaatggaaatacaattaataataattacttTGTTGCTCAAGAGGCTGAGCATTTTGTAACATAGAGCACTtacttaggtttttttcttggggttttggAAACTATTTCATATTAAATGTTGTTAACTGATAATGACAACAAATATTATGTAAGTGATTTTAAAACAGAGGCAATTTTTTCCACAGTGGATTTTTGTTGGCTTTCAGTGTTGGCTTTGCATTTGAAATTGTTCAGTTTTTCAATGAAGAACAACATGCAGAGAATCATTTTAACCACACAtaagtattttctgtattgcttcccccaccaccaccattttCTTGGCTACTACATAAAGATATAGTCCTCTATAGTAAATTCTTACCTGCATTATGTTCATCCATTGAAAAGgctttattttccatgtagCTCCGAGGAAGCTGTATATCTTCCTCAAAAGCAGTTTCACGCATCCTTGGCTGTGAAGTATCAAAATAATTGGGagtgttttcctgctgtgatgGAAGGATGGTACAGTGGACCTCTGGGATGGCgtgaaaaataacaaacaccCAACCACTGGACACCAGTGCAATAGCAAGAGTGGGATCACTCCATTTGTCTCTTCTCTTTAGCTCAGCATTACCAAAGAGGTACATAGTCATCCAGGCTACCCAaatcagaatggaaaaaaaaagtgttataaTGAGGCATACTCcgtttttcttccatttcttaaACTTCCCACAGagagtgaaaagagaaaatcccATGGTAAATACCATCAGGAACATAACGTAAATCAAAGCCATAGCAAAATCCATTGGTTCGTAGCTGCAGGCCAACTTGTTATCTCTGACAACTGTCAGTATTAACCACTCGGTTGCAATAATGACCTGAACGAGCATCAGGCAGATTGCCACACCAGCTAGATGCCAGCCAGATGGACTCTTCCCATGGCGAACTAGTCTACGAAGTCTCCAGGCTTGAGCTAGCAAGCATGagaagcacaaagcaaagaTAACTCCCCATAGAAATCTTCGGGTAGAGCACACCATTTCATCTTCTTGTATGATGAAAGCAAACGTCAGCCCAAACAGTCCTAGAGTcccagaaagaaagaggaagtgCATTCCCAGGGGGCTCTTCTTCTCTTTGTCCTTGATGAAGGGCAGCCTCACCAGCAGAATCAGCATCAGCAGTAGCGTGGTCAGCACACCTGCCCCTGCAACTGCCTCCACCACTATTCCCCAAATGGCATCCAGGTCGCACAGGTAAACATACTGAGGGAGAAGATCCAGTCCGCACCCTCGAGACGTGCTTGAGTTTTCAGAAGAGCCATAGCTGATCACGAAGAGGAGGAAGAACCCAATGGCTCGgtaggttttcatttttctgtctgagacaacaaaatatttgtttgcttaGCTACAGTTCACTTTGGAGGATTTCACTGCAATTGGAAGCACGGTTTGTCTCAATAGCTTGTGTTTACTGGGTTTTTGCAGCTGGCAATAGCCTACCCCGGGTCCCCTTTGCTGCCCTcccagaaagctgcttttgcctGTTGTGCTCTGAATGCCAACTGAGTCATTACTGTGTTTGCACTGATTGAAAACAACACTTCCAAACACTGCCCCTGCTAATATCCTAAAAGACAACCAGTATTCTGTTGCAAAATAATACATTATCTACAGTACCTTATTGCTCAAATTCAGGTGCTTAAAGCTTGCATAAATTGCACTGGGACTGGTGCAAGCACAAGTTGTATCACAATGAGACAGTTTCACTCACAGCCTTGCTGCtcctttcactggaaaaaaggCCGAGTCAAACCACCgtggttttttgggggatttttttgttttttttaaggatagAGTAGTTCCAGGGACATAAACCTTGTGCTTTTCTGATAAAAGgaaattcttgttttcatgcTCAGTCAATAGGCAGTTACAGTATTCACTCCTTTCATCCTCTTCCAAAGCCCAGGTATTAGATTGCTTTTGCAAATGGGAATGGTTGGCTAGAGAAATCCCATCTTCTGTGACAATGATGCACACATGCAGTGTCATCAATCAAGTAATCAAAAATGAATGACTCATTGTGCTTCTTAGCACGTCTAAAGCCATTCAAAGggaacaaacaacaaaacccagagcATCGCCTTCCCTGATCCAGAGAGCAAACAATGGTGAAATCTCGAGGAACACAACACATCCCGCTTGACCACGAGGACCAAAAGCCTGGACGAATCTCAACTTAATTTTAGGAAGAACATGGGTTAGGTGCTTTAAAAGGATATATATGTTatgacatttgtttttatgaagCAAAGCATGGCAAAGGAGACTATTCGAAATGTAACCTTTACATGAGCAATCTGCCGCAGTGATAGCTGCCCTGTAAGGGCGGTCTGAAGTAAACACTCATGCACCAGACACGAAACCCGACGCTGTTAACCTTCACTTGCACAGTTAGTGCTGCAGGTTCCAGCAGGATTATGTGCATTGATGTGAGCAACATATTTAGGTGAAAATGTCCAGAGTTAAACTTCCATATGCGTGGTATGaccatgcagaaaaaaagcagcatatgtATAGGCGGTAACATTAGTCAATGGCTCGTGATGTGTTTGAGATACACAGCGAGAAGCAGAGAAACTGTTGATAGCTCTTTTGTAAGTTAGACAAACAGCTCTAAATGATTGCCCATCTAAAgatgtttcagaaaacagaaatgtatttaatgaaaatatcaaaaaCTTTAATGAGAGTTGAAAGTGATTTAAATTAACGACGCAGTGTTGTTGTATTGAACACCATGAGTCATAACCAACACAAAACCTATTTACGTAGACTATCTGAAACCTTACGGAGTCTTACAGCTCTGAGCTAtgggttttcttcctgtgcatTACAGTTCTGTAATGACCAAAGTTAAATCTTGGGTATCTCAATCTTCAAACGAATGTTCATTCCCCTTTCACAGCATAATGACCAGTGGCCATTTTGGCCTCTGTCAGGAGACAGATGATGGAAATGACAGTTTCCTATTAAAGACACCAAGACAGCAAATGCACTAATATAAATGCATAATGATTTTATCGTCTTCATTCATACAACAGACAAAAAAGCATATTACAAATACTTCATCTCAGAAGTAGAAGCTGTGATGAATAATGTGATCTGGGATTAGACAAACAGGAAAAGGGTAATTGATGATCTTTGTCTGCCCATAGAAACTACAGTATCCTTGCACTATGGAAAGAGCCGCAGTGTTCTAATGATGCAGTGACCTGCAGCTAATGactaatgattatttttttccctacctagctgttattttctttatgggGAATTGGTAGAATATTTACTTGTTTGTATCTCATTTGTATAACAGGTTTCTCAATGACTCTGTCACAACACTCACGTTAAAAACACTGACTTTACAGACAGAAAACTAATCATCAGTGAAATGTATTCATTTTGGTATTGAGTATGGTTACACTCAATAAATCTCCTTGCCCTGTGAGTACATAATTaactagaaggaaatgttcTGAAGGTGATTTTGCAATTCCTTCTGTGCACAGGCAATTCCTACTTGAACTAGTgcattcactttttaaaatacccaAAATGTCCTAGGAAGTGTGAAATGGCCAGTGCCTGCTGACACAAAGGGAGGAAATCCACCAGGCCCTCACTAAGGTGACGCTGTGAACCACTGGTACCAATTTCAAGAAGGTGTCATGTGGAAAATCACTCAAAATTCATTCTAAATGCTGCCCCAAACTGGAAACAATAAACAGCCCTTAAGTGAGGATCATGTTAATTTTCCACTATGCTATCACTTACAAGCTATGATATGCATGTAATAAGTCGGTTTCAATACTAGCTTTGTTTATTAGCTATCCTCCAAAGACCTGCAGGGTAATGAATTAAGTGGAAGTATCTCCAGTTCGaagatattttccagttttctggTTACTTTATTCATGTCATGTAACCCTCATGTGATTGAGCTATTCTAGGACAGTCTGTTTCCATGGAGATTGTGCTGCATGGGTAAGCAGTCATATTGTCAGCCCGtcatttgtttcctcttcctaTTTGGAAGTGTttgggagagggggagggagggttAATGAATTTGAGTATTTCCCCTGCCATGAAGAAGTAGTTTCTTTTGGAAAGGGAGAATTAATCTGTGACAAAATATACTGAGAATGCAAAATACATATTCAGAAACTCAGAGACATTCAACTCAGGAGTTTTCCCAAGTTACTTCCATTTGTGAAATTACTTTTGGGAGAGCTGATGGAGACAAACAGTGGTTCTCTTAGAAAGCTCCTAGATAGCTATAGTACTGACCAAGAAATCCTTAGGACTGCTAACAGGTATTCTTGGCTTGAAATTGTATTCCTACCAGGTATCAGTAAGTCTTGCTAAACACTAGATCCTGCACACACCAAAGCTTGCAAGCTGGGCTCAAAATCTCCAAATGAGGAATATTTTCCACAGCACTGTCAACAGAGCCATGTTTACAACCTGTTTACTATTTATTTCTGCCTGACTAGGTAAAGACTGGCAGCATTAATAACCAAACCCCTGTGATGATACCAGCCCAAATCCTGTCGAGTGCTGGTACTCAGCGCTGACTCAGACAGTTGTATAAACAAGGGAAAACACTGCATTACAGCATACAAGTTTGGCAAGGGAATAGCACAACTTCAGCTGAAGCCATACATTCTAtaattttaagggaaaaatagaaagtCTTTTTGCCAGAAAAGTTGTTTTGGAAAAGTATTTCTATatgggttttttattaaaatagtgTCTTCTTCAAGTTGGTGCTGGGGTAGAATGGCAGTTCTGTGTTTCAAGATTTTGTAGTAAAATCCTCTATCTGCACATTACCACCAGTAGTTACCTAAATCAGCAACTGAAGAGGAGTAGTATTTTTACCTCTATGTCTAGATTAGCTCTTAGCAAAGTTATGCAACCTAACGGCAGTAATGACAGTGCTCTGTTTGACTGGCACTTCACTTCTATTACCAGACACCTACAGCAACAGTAACACAGCAATGTCACAGAAACGTTCTAGCACAGGTACAGTGAGTGGCACCGATGCATCCCAACATAGCTGAATGGAACTGTTCATACTGTTCATACAGGAGGAAATCAACTTCCCCAAAATCCATCTCCAAAATTGTATTTCATGAAAACTATTAAGCCAACATCCCCAAACCCAGAGCAATCATGAGCACATCAAGTGAATCAATAAGCCTCACACATTTcaggcaaaagcagcaaacaatTAGCAGGATAGCTTCCAAATCCAGTCCTCAATTTTTGGCCCACaatcttctctctgttttcaacAGAGTGAAGTCCCCTGCATTATCTGGTGTAGAATCACTACAGAAATTGCAGGCACAAAGCTGCCCCAGCGGGTTTAAAGTACAATTACAAGCAACtaagcacaaacagaaaatctcACAGCTGTCATCAAAAAGTTGTCATGGTTAAAAATCAATGAGGCTTTCAGTAGTTATAGTCTTCTGACTGCAAATATCATCTGGTCAAAAAGATGCTGTTCTAGAATATATAGAAAGAACAAATCTGTAACCATGCAAAGATTTAAGGTTAGGCTGTTCATGATTAGATGTATTATCTGTTCCCCTTTTTAAGAGTCCTCATGTTAATCAGCCGATACAGGAAGATGCCTCTAAGcaccaagaaaaataacagtctAGTAAATAGAAGTGATAGTAGCACAAATAGTAACCTGCTCTGCCACACATAGGCAGAAGACTGGTTCACTGTACAATTTGTGACAGAAAACCGCCCCCACCACGAAGTGTTGTGGGGAGCCGCTAGTGAGGAGGAATTAATCACAGCACGGGatctctgccagctccttttGATCAGATCTGAAGAACGAGCTTCAGGACTGATAACAGAGCAGCAGTGCCAAGCTGAGCTCAGACTACTCAAGAGATGTACTTCCAGAATAATAATTAATAGTGCAATTGTGCTTTGTAtgcaaaaatacagcagagGTTGAGACATCCCTTGCATTAGAATAATACACATCGCGCTATGTATAGCCTCACGGTCACAGAAAGCAAGACCCCACTCCAAAAGGACACATagaaaaaacactgctttcACTTACAAATACTTTGCAATGCTGAATATAATATGAAATGATCTTTCTAATGTTCTAGGTGCTCACAATGCCCTTCAGTCAGATTCTGTACATCGCCTGTGCCCAGATACTTCTGACCATAATGTCTGATGTTCGTTATACTACTGGTAGCAATCAGTGATAGCaatcaatgtttttctttgctaattCTCAGATTGTTTCTGTTCATGTCACAGCCTCACGACAGATGGATTTCCTTCACCtgatttcttttgatgcagtgaGAGAACACCTCAACACCAACATTCACTGCTGGTAAGTAGCATGCATATCACCGAGCAGTAGATAGTCTTAGAGCGATGATAACCAGCCGAGGTGTTTAGGTTCAGCGCGCAGGAAATCCTGTTAGCCTCGGGATAAACATTAGGCCAGGTGTAAACAAAGGGTTCACCTAAGTGCTAAACCCTATCGCTGCCCGGCTTCGGGGAGCGCTAATACGGACGCAGGGCTTTTTACTAACTAGAAAGAAAACCGCTGGGGCCGCGCAGCCCTTCCGCGGGTCCCGCTGCCCCCGGCCCGGGACCGGTCAGCGGCGGCGAGGGGCCACCGGGAGGCTCTGCCCtccgcccggccccgctgccgcTGCCCTTGGGCGCCCGCCGGGAAGCGCGCTGTTGAACCGCGGCACGGTGCCCGGCTTGGCTGCGGCTACCCCCGGCCGCGGACGGGCGCGGGTGCGGAGCCCGGCAGCCTCGTCCTCCCCGATGTCCCCTTAATCCGCCTGCAACCTCCTCCTCCCGTGCGAGGGCAGCCCGCTCCAGCCTCCTCTCTTTTGTCCCTGCGCTCATTTCTTTCTTCGGTTTCTTTTCCCAgtctctccctcccctgcctgtccccgctctccttctccatcctgtCTCCGAACTCCTCTTCTCGCCGATCTGCCGCGCTCCCCTCCGCGGTGcgcagcccctgctccagcccccccGCCTTGCCCTATATCCCGCCTAATCCCCCCCCGGACTCATACATCCAGCCTGTTGTCTGCTTACGGTCC
Encoded proteins:
- the GPRC5B gene encoding G-protein coupled receptor family C group 5 member B; its protein translation is MKTYRAIGFFLLFVISYGSSENSSTSRGCGLDLLPQYVYLCDLDAIWGIVVEAVAGAGVLTTLLLMLILLVRLPFIKDKEKKSPLGMHFLFLSGTLGLFGLTFAFIIQEDEMVCSTRRFLWGVIFALCFSCLLAQAWRLRRLVRHGKSPSGWHLAGVAICLMLVQVIIATEWLILTVVRDNKLACSYEPMDFAMALIYVMFLMVFTMGFSLFTLCGKFKKWKKNGVCLIITLFFSILIWVAWMTMYLFGNAELKRRDKWSDPTLAIALVSSGWVFVIFHAIPEVHCTILPSQQENTPNYFDTSQPRMRETAFEEDIQLPRSYMENKAFSMDEHNAALRTAGFRNGSLGSRPSAPFRSNVYQPTEMAVVLNGGTIPTAPPSYTGRHLW